The following are from one region of the Carassius auratus strain Wakin unplaced genomic scaffold, ASM336829v1 scaf_tig00216185, whole genome shotgun sequence genome:
- the LOC113097332 gene encoding adhesion G-protein coupled receptor G2-like: protein MYLEKLNDSSAVLQMLLRNLKILSGMKWNICGLLLILPALFSISAEGKKNCKEGNHGHVCSPVMRENKQNQDGTDMEMDMFILGDDGFMGYIEAGKCINGKWDPKASQSTILCNSSGSLVTPKPINMTVFSYEENTAYTESLFNNSDYGVILSRYSPYNLSINRAVIPTFVCLIEGNCTNITLNTWINQGCNWTNKTTEYFEYKSEDNSKKSCQMTCLNVIRLCEISEYDPSCSDENSGDEDKINKLGIFNKTATCYKCGSPFQVVETIPLPDELSKQFNANETETDAETAAGAMKNLSSLLSFMGNLTIASVSMGNVKGVLKKIQSESKITTSYFIYSSTTGIRVLDDVAVLEKYPNAFGIPAEAANKALNQSAGSAFMGVFRFPNMSKDAENSTVLNDEVYAIEMGTKISNLSDPISLTFKYQETKETPVCHSWDGSGNKPNWTTEGCNTTKGGTNVTCQCNHLTFFAVLMISPDITISESDLTALTYITYIGCGLSLFFLSIGLFMHFLMRRVKATDSIRVLINLFVALFLLNVAFLSNEYVARMKDVNACKIMAGFMHYCLLASFNWFAVEAFHLCLQMAKHSVTIKHYMIKISVAGWAPPALVVSIIYVLGKYGEQTIKTETSNVTMCWILDSNIHYYVNIGYYCLIFIFTFSTFVVVLRWLSMLKFSKLNKAGKVKLSGTDTTDITTILGLCCMLGLTWSFAFFSYGAMRLPSYYIFTILNSFQGFFLFIYYLKASTLFGDSAPSEESVTTEETVTENPYEDLATEDTKKII from the exons ATGTATTTGGAAAAACTCAATGACTCTTCAGCAG TTTTACAGATGTTATTAAGGAACCTTAAGATCCTGTCTGGGATGAAGTGGAACATTTGTGGACTCCTGCTCATTTTACCTGCCCTCTTCAGCATATCTGCAGAaggaaagaaaaactgtaaagaaGGAAATCATGGACATGTATGTAGTCCTGTCATGagggaaaataaacaaaatcaggATGGAACTGATATGGAGATGGATATGTTTATACTGGGTGATGATGGTTTCATGGGATACATTGAAGCAG GTAAATGTATTAATGGTAAATGGGACCCAAAGGCGAGCCAGTCTACTATTCTGTGCAATTCTAGTGGATCATTAG TAACACCAAAACCAATCAACATGACTGTCTTTTCGTATGAAGAAAATACAGCTTATACAGAAAGCTTGTTTAACAACAGTG ACTATGGTGTGATTTTATCAAGATACTCACCATACAATCTCAGCATAAACAGAGCTGTTATACCCACATTTGTCTGTTTAATTGAAGGGAATTGCACAAATATTACTTTGAACACTTGGATTAATCAAG GATGTAACTGGACTAACAAAACCACAGAATATTTTGAATACAAAAGTGAGGACAATTCTAAAAAAT catgtCAAATGACCTGCCTGAATGTGATAAGGTTATGTGAGATTTCAGAATATGATCCCAGCTGTAGCG ATGAAAATTCAGGTGATgaagataaaataaacaaacttggGATCTTTAATAAAACTGCAACTTGTTATAAGTGTGGAAGTCCTTTTCAAGTTGTGGAAACAATCCCTTTACCCGATGAATTATCAAAACAATTCAATGCTAATGAAACAGAGACAGATGCTGAGACAGCTGC tggGGCAATGAAAAATCTCTCCAGTCTGCTGTCTTTTATGGGGAATTTGACCATTGCCTCTGTATCTATGGGTAATGTTAAAGGGGTTTTAAAGAAAATTCAAAGTGAGTCCAAAATCACAACATCCTACTTCATCTACTCTTCAACAACTGGCATCAGA GTTTTAGATGATGTTGCTGTACTGGAGAAATATCCCAACGCTTTCGGTATTCCAGCGGAAGCAGCTAACAAAGCGCTCAACCAAAGTGCAGGAAGCGCTTTTATGGGTGTTTTCCGCTTTCCTAACATGTCAAAG gaTGCAGAGAATAGTACGGTTTTGAATGATGAGGTTTATGCCATCGAAATGGGGACAAAAATTTCAAATCTGAGTGACCCCATCAGCTTGACATTCAAATATCAG GAGACTAAGGAAACTCCGGTTTGTCACTCATGGGATGGAAGCG GAAATAAGCCAAACTGGACAACTGAAGGGTGCAATACCACTAAAGGAGGAACCAATGTAACATGTCAATGCAATCATTTGACTTTCTTCGCTGTGCTTATG ATCTCTCCAGACATAACCATTTCTGAAAGCGACCTCACTGCTCTCACCTACATCACTTACATCGGCTGCGGCCTCTCCTTGTTTTTCCTGTCCATCGGGCTCTTCATGCACTTCCTCATGAG GAGAGTGAAGGCCACTGATTCTATCCGTGTGCTGATTAATCTCTTTGTGGCGCTGTTCCTGCTCAACGTGGCCTTCCTGTCGAATGAGTACGTAGCACGTATGAAGGACGTCAACGCCTGCAAGATCATGGCTGGATTCATGCACTACTGCTTGCTGGCCAGTTTCAACTGGTTTGCGGTGGAGGCTTTTCACCTCTGCCTGCAGATGGCCAAACACTCAGTCACCATCAAACATTACATGATCAAGATCTCTGTGGCTGGTTGGG CTCCTCCTGCTCTTGTTGTCAGTATCATTTACGTCTTGGGCAAATATGGTGAGCAGACCATAAAAACGGAGACGAGCAACGTAACTAT GTGCTGGATTTTAGACTCTAATATCCACTACTATGTGAACATCGGTTATTACTGcctcatcttcatcttcaccTTCAGCACCTTCGTTGTGGTGCTGCGATGGCTCTCCATGCTGAAGTTCAGCAAGCTGAACAAGGCTGGAAAGGTGAAGCTCTCAGGTACCGACACCACTGACATCACCACCATCCTGGGCCTCTGCTGCATGCTGGGACTCACCTGGAGCTTCGCCTTCTTCAGCTACGGAGCTATGCGTCTGCCCTCGTATTACATATTCACCATCCTGAACTCCTTCCAAG GATTTTTCTTGTTCATATATTACTTGAAAGCAAGCACCCTCTTTGGAGACTCGGCGCCTTCAGAGGAGAGTGTCACGACTGAAGAAACTGTTACAGAAAATCCATACGAAGATCTAGCAACAGAAGACACCAAAAAAATTATCTGA